TTCCAAACTTAAGGATATCATCGAGCTCTTGCTTAGACATGGAGCCGGTCTTGGAGCCAAGACCCGGCCGCACCACCAGGTGGGTTagcatcatcttcttcttcgcCACCTAGTGGAACAAAACAGGTGAAGATGAAGACATGAGCAGGTTCTCatgtataattgtataatttCTTCTGGTGCTAACTGTGACAGACCTGTGTAATCCTCTCCTCCACAGAAGCTTTGGTGACAAAGCGATAGATCATCACCTTCCTGTTCTGGCCAATACGGTGAGCTCTGCTGAAAGCctacaacataaaaacatcaaatataaTTCTTACATTTCATTCACATCAAGAAACCAACCCATGTAAATAAGGTGTTGCAGTTAGGTTCTGCGTACCTGGATGTCATTGTGGGGGTTCCAGTCAGAATCGTAAATGACGACAGTGTCAGCAGATGCAAGATTGATGCCCAAACCACCAGCtctggtggagaggaggaacGCAAACTGCTGAGCACCAGGAGCTGTTGGGATGAAAATCAGAAAAATAAGCAAAGACATTTAGACATTTTGGCATTTACAACATTTAACGTATGACATAGTAGCAGATTTTAAGGAATTCAAACACATGTATGTCCATGTCTAACCGTTAAAGCGGTCGATGGCCTCCTGTCTCATGCTGCCAGTGACTCCTCCATCAATTCTCTCATATTTGTAACCTTCATTCTCCAAGAAGTCCTCCAGCAGGTCCAGCATTTTAGTCATCTGAGAGAAGACCAGAACTCTGTGTCCTCCATCCTTCAGCTTCCTCATCATCTTCATGAGCAACATCAGTTTTCCTGAGGACTTGGTCAGAGCTGTGCCCTCATACATCCCATTGGGAAGTTTTGGTGCCTCCTGTAATTTGAGCAAAAATTTAGTCCATTTAACAAGTTTCATAATCCAGTTGCTACAACCGAACATgcacattattttctttcacgTGAAAAACATGGATCATACAGTGGCAGCTGCAGGGAAGAGGTAGGGGTGATTGCAGCACTTTTTGAGGTCCATCACCACATTGAGCAGAGAGACTTGGTTTCCTCCTCCACGCGTGTTCAGAGCCTCAAAGTTGCGTGTTAGAATGAACTTGTAGTATTTCCTGGagttatgaaaaaaaagaaaattaactCAGACTATATATCACTCCAAACATATTCtccaaaatgtattttgtttacTACAAATCTCCTGTTATCACATACTTCTGCATGGGGCTCAGCTCCACTCGGACAATGAGCTCAGTCTTCGAGGGCATGTGTTTGAAAACATCAGCCTTCAGCCTCCTGAGCATGTGTGGTCCCAGCATGTCGTGCAGCTTCTTAATTTGGTCCTCTTTGGCAATATCCGCAAACTCCTCAAGAAACCCTTCCAGGTTgctgtagagaaaaagaaaaagaaaaatacaagctGAGTCATAGTGATCTCCTACACACTGTGTAAGAAAGGGAACCACATGTGCTGTAGCTAAGCACTGACTTGAATCTCTCTGGGGTCAGGAAGTTCAGCAAGTGGAAGAGCTCTTCTAGGTTATTCTGAAGAGGAGTGCcagtcagcagcagcttgtGTTGCAGTGGGTAGTTGTTCAACACTCTGAAGAACTATTAACAGGCAAGAAGAAAGACACCAGAGAAACACGATGAATTAGACaatgtcatgaaaaaaaatacaatcaagAAGATATGAAAACATAATAGGTATAgtaaaatgatcattttcaaaAGAGGGGGTAGATAGGAACACTAACTAAATTctacagtaaaaataaacataacagtaatatttaaaaaaacaagaacacaaacCTGTACTGTATAAAGCAAGGTTTGTTTGACGGATTTTACCTTGGACTGGTTGTTCTTGAGCCTGTGTGCTTCATCCACCACCAGACAGGCCCATTCAATGGAGCCTAATACCGCCTGATCGATTGTAATCAATTCATAGGATGTCAACAGAACATGGAACTTGACTGGTGAGTCTTTCTGTGAAGCACAAAGAACACAGGACATCATCACTAGTAATTTAGCACCCCAAAATGCATGAGTGAATATTTCTATACTTAAGCAGCATAGATATTCTAACTCTCCTATAGCACAGCATGTGCTAGTATACAAGCACAGTACATATGTTCTTACCTTCATCCTGGAAGCCTTTTTTCCACCTCGAATCGCATTTCCCTCAAAGGAGAACTCGTTCTCTCTGATGACAGCTCTGCTGTCTTTGTCACCTATGTACGTCACCACATACATGTCAGGCGCCCACAACTCAAACTCTCTCTCCCAGTTAATGATGGTGGACAGAGGGGCACTGACCAGGAAGGGGCCTTTGGAGTGACCCTGTACCAATGAAAGAAAGGTGGAATTCAATTTATTTGgtaaattaaaatgcaaatagtTAGATTTAAGGTTAGATCAACCGTAAGTGTAAATTAACAACTGTATATATTTTGTCTTGCCCTGCCTTTAGGGTACACCTCCTTTAATGGACAGAGTTACTGTGTGTCACATGTCTGAAACCCATCAAGTAACACTAGTTGGCAGGAGAGGGCAGACTTTTATTTCACTGACACATTAAAGTCCAGTCATCAGCTAGGTTTACATTCACAATTCACATGAAGCGAATTAGTTCATTAAGATGAGCAGTAACTGACACAAAAGTCAGCAAAGACATTCACATAAAGAGTACAATTCCTTACCTCCTTGTACAAAGAGTAGAGAAACACAGCAGTCTGCACAGTCTTGCCTAAACCCATCTCATCGGCCAGGATAGTGTCAGTGGCCTGAGCCCAAGAAAACCTGAGCCAGTTCAGGCCCTCCAGCTGGTAAGGATGCAGAGTTCCTCCAGTGCTGTCCAGGTAGTCAGGCTGTCGGTCAAACTTAATGGTGGgctgcaagaaagaaagaaagcaggaGGAATATCAATgccatgtctgtctgtgctgcaggttACTTTTTTATTCTGCAGGGAGAGTACACCTGACAGTcaaccttctttttttaaatcaataatccATTAGTCTTGCAAAGAATATGCAAGGCAGGGTCTGTTTCACAGTGACCAGGGTTGTGTTTGGAAAgaagaaacttgtttttaaattcaaactttCAAAATACATACATCCACGACTGGATTAGCCGGTGGTCGCTCTGCCTTTTTGACTTTGACTGGTTTCTTCAGCTTCTTGCCAGGTCTGCCCTCGTCACCCACCATCAACTCTCTATAAGAAGAAAAAGCAGTTTAGGGGAAAACATACATATAACACTCTATGGGACTTACTGAGTCACTCCATACCTGTGATTCCAGTATGTCTGTTTGAAGGGGTCATATTCCGGAATGTCCATGTCTTCACTCTCCCAGGTTGACTGGTCATAGGGCAGATCTCTCCATTTTACCAGGTAATGTACATTGCTCTTCTTATCCAcactaacataaaaaaaatacaggataCAGGATATTACAACAGAACAGCATCACCATGTTCACTATCCAAGTGTGTACTACTGTGCAGTTAAGATATGATAACAGTTATGTTATGAGTGTATTCTGTCTTTAACTATTTTTCAACTTCATATTCTTTCCAGTATTTGTTAAAGGTGGAATTACAGTActgtaacaataaaataatcacaaaatgtCACATACTTAATTGTGAGTTACTGGTGATGCTTATTTTAATGAGACTGTTTGCCCTACCTGTGGTTGAGGATGCGGTGGATCATTAACCACTCCATCTTCACTCCATAACGGTAAAAATTTTCCTCCATGTGGACAAAGAGAGGATCTTTGTGCTTCCTCTTGGTGCTTTTACCGGCATCACCTTCGCCTCCAAAATCCACAGGCGGTGGTTCATCCATGTCAGTCTTCCTCTGGAAGTTACGAAACATCACCTGGCAGTTCAGCTCCAACTGGGAGAGAGTGACAGGGAGGTAAAGAAATATGAGTTAAATATGTAGGGAGAGGGAACAGAAAAATGTGACACACTTGCACAAAGTCAGCTACACAAAGCTCATTCTCAACTTTGGGTGAACTCGTTGTTTTTTGTACCTGTAGCTCCTGCACCCAAGAGCAGTGCCAGTAAGACATATTGCACCATTTGACAAAGAACTCCCTCTCTCTGCGTCCCACCAGTGGTGGAGGATCAGGAGCATCAGCAGGCAGGTCAACAGAACGGGGAACAGGTGTGGGTGCTGGCGGCTCCCCCCAGCGCCATGTCAAAACCTTCTGGACTTTTCCCTTCATTGGTAGACACTGTTATGTAAtgcagagggaggagaaatAATTTAGGTATAATGTGTATAGTGTATAGTGAAATTTACAAGTATGATAGCAAAAGGAAAAGCTGTGATGGTTTTGTCTATAATACTACAGGTTAACTTATACACAGCAAAAAGAGAAGCTCTATATCTCAAGCAAAGGCAAGATGGAATGTGTAATTTGTGTGCACACCCACGTGAGCATGTGCACGCGCAGATGCCAGTGCAAAGCTCTCACCTTGCAGCGGGGGCAGATCCATTCTCCGTTGGGGATTTCGGGGAGAGGAGGGTTGAGGCAGTGAATGTGGTAGGAGGAGGTGCAGGTGTCACAGCAAAGTAGCTCCCCTCCATCCTTGCACACCCGGCAGTACTCAATGTGGTGGTCATATTCCTCCTCCACCCCTTCATCCCTCCTgtcttcctcatcctcccctTCTGCCTCAGACAGATCATCTCTGGCCTCCCACTGGATCCCCTCCTTCTCCTGGCAGAATTACAGACAgggcagtggtgtgtgtgtgtgtgtgtgtgtgtgtgtgtgtgtgtgtgcgtgcgcgtgcgtgtgtgcatgcaagAGAGGGTGGGGGGTGTGGACAGGCAGGGAAGGTATGCGGAACGGAGTGAAAGGAAAAAGGGGAGGGGTGTGGGGGGAATTCAAGAGCACAGAGGGTGGAGGGGTTGTGCGATGTGTGCGTGGAGCCACACATGGAGCCATAgccgagggagggagggaagggagTGGGAGGAACAAGATGAGGAAatgggggatgggggggggggggagagagaggataAATGGCAACATGAGCAGTGTGGGTTtgggggtggaggggggcaGGACAAAGAGAAGTGGAGAatgcaaaaaaatgtcaaaatccaTTTCCTATTAACTCTCATGTCAGTGCAACTTTGCATGAATACACTTTGACACAACGGTATTTTCATTACAGGTGTAATTGTTGCACTGCTGTCTCATACTTGGGTAATCAGGCCCAGCCTTAGGTAACACACACGACCAAGTGGCTTTATCGGCCCACACCAAGGGGTGAGATTACTGTACTCACACAATGTGGGCAGCTCCATTTGCCCTCGGGTGCTTTCTCCATGTCAGGGTCCAGACAGACCATGTGATAAGCTCTGGGGCAGGTGTCACACAAAATGATCTCTCCTCCCTGCTGGCACACTTCACAGTAGTCCTGGTGGTCCGTCTCATAGCCATCGCCATCTTCTGTCTCCACTGAGAGAGGATGTTTACACAATAGTTGCAGGAAAAATTAGGTGGGAAAATTAGAGGGAATTTGGCACACAAAATCAGCAGTAGACCTCACCCTGGTCTTGATTTGAGCTTATTTGACAAAGCAAAACCTCCAGCCCAGGACTATTTCAGTATTATTTCTATgccaaccttttttctttttctttacaccCTTGGGCTTCTTCTTGGGACGGCTGCTGCGATTCGAGCcatcagacacagagaaactccCGTCGTCAAAGTCGCTGTCAACATCAGGTTCATCTTCATCACTCTGACAGAGTGACAGGGAGAGAACATTGAGAACAAAAGAAATACTTGGTTACATTACAGTATCAACATTCTGACTGTggtgattaaataaataaaggatgaAAAATATAAAGAGACGAAAAAACTGGATCTCACCGATGAGCGCTTCCTCTTGCTGTTGAGGCCTCCTAGTTTGATCTTGAGTGGAGCCACTTTCTTAGGTTTGGGTTTTGGTGGAGGCTTCGGTGTAGGTTTCGACTTCTTGCGTGCATTAGGACCTAAGTTAACACAGGGTTCAGACTCTGTTTAGTCAAGAAAATACACTCTAAGAGCTAAGcttcaataaatatttaaagctacagtgcatAACGTTTGGtgaaaatcacttcctgtgtgcagcacagaaaTGTCTCTACACACCATTACACAAACTTTCATGTGGAGTTGATAGACCTAATCAACATTATGTTAAGTCATTTGATAATAGTTTGAATGTCACAGacattgttgattgtttatatttaaaacactaGAGTTTTAAGCTGTACCATttcatgtaataaaataaaatgaagaatcACTTTTGTGAGTCCATTAATAAGAAACCAAGTTTCTTATTAAATCAAGAATTTGCACATAATTACAATCAACTTGTCATCTAACCTTTGCCCTCTTTAGTCTTGGCCTTGCGGAGAGGTGGTGCTGGAGGTGCAGCAGGTgtcggagcagcagcagcaggagttaGAGCAGTTGCTGGTGAAGTGGCGGCGCCTGTCTCTGGGCCTCCGTCTGTCCCTGCCACCACCATGTTCTCCACAGCTGCAGCCACATTGGCAGCTGCCAGAGCTGCATTGGCAGAGGCACTACCCTAAAGGAGAACACAGCACAGAATCAGTCAAGTACACAAGAGGACAGTGACACTCATTCATTAGTCAGATTTGTGACCATTTTCACAACTCAGTACCTTGAGTGGGTTGTTTGTGCTAAACTCTCTCCACTTAGCCATCATCAAAGTCATCATCTTCGACACAGCGATCTTGGGGTTCTTTGCTGCAATTAAAGGCCTGGcaaaaaagcaagaaaactgttattatgttgttattattattgattgattCATGCCTAACTCTTAAATATCCAGAAAGAGTCAGAGTAAAATTTACTCATACTGCATACAGCTTTAAAAATAGTTATCTTACCTAACAAACTGGCTGAAGGCCTTGTAGTTGGTGAGGGAGCTGTAGTCTCCCTGAGTGAAGACATGGTCAATGTCTTTCATGCCCCAGGCCTCCAGCAGCTGAGAGGAGCTTTTAGGCTGAGACAGGAGAAGAGACGTTGAAAATAACAACCACAGGAGGTCATTTTGACATATCAGCCCTAAAGGAAGCACCTATTCATTCTGCAGCCCAGAATAAATTAATCTTTACCTGgcagtcatcatcatcgtcgtcatcatcgtccGGTTCTGGGTCTTTACGTTTGCTCCTTGAACTGGATGATCCTCCTTTCTCTGCTGACACACCtccttttttcttgtctttggcAGAGCTCAAccgtttcttctttttcctcccgGGGGCATAATCACTTCCTTCACTCTCTGACCGCACACCACCCTCGTCTACATCCCTCTCTGCTGTTTCTCTTCCAATCAGGTGCTCTGGAGAGCTGACAGGCAATTCCTACAAGACAAAGTAAGATTTTAAGGACAGTGTTGCTTTTTAATGCACCAAATGAACAcaaatttcacattaaaataaaagcttttattcTTTGTCAGGACTGTGCCACTATGCTTGCCTGGGGGCTGCATGAAAAGTCCCACAGCTCTGCCAGATGATGATTCATGGCAAATTTCACATAGATCTGATACAATAAAGTCACTACatctaataataattacagaCTATTTACATCACACAGAATTCTCAAATGTGAGGAGTGACAGCATCAGTAAAGGTTCTGGTCAATTATACTATTCTATAGAAATAATGGTTAACCCAGTATTTTTTGGGTTTGCCATATTTAGGACTTAATTGATACACAGCAATTACCATCAAAGCATCTTTTTCACAGCAGGTCAGCCCCACTGTCTACTGTAAACAAAACTCACAGGTAAAACAGGACTAGCATGTTAGCTCCCCACTTGGCTACAAAAACACCAGTCAGTCTGGGATGTTTAGTGTAAGTCCAGTAGATCTGCGGGACCCTAAAATTGAGCCCGGTGGCTCACAGGagacattgttattgtttttattgggCACTGTTAGGCAGGAAAT
The sequence above is a segment of the Solea solea chromosome 13, fSolSol10.1, whole genome shotgun sequence genome. Coding sequences within it:
- the chd4b gene encoding chromodomain-helicase-DNA-binding protein 4 isoform X4, with translation MSGSEDDREDFGAVDERSLLHDEDEPVDAVLSDVEEVPKSKKKKKAKKSSRGESRSSKRQRPIREELPVSSPEHLIGRETAERDVDEGGVRSESEGSDYAPGRKKKKRLSSAKDKKKGGVSAEKGGSSSSRSKRKDPEPDDDDDDDDDCQPKSSSQLLEAWGMKDIDHVFTQGDYSSLTNYKAFSQFVRPLIAAKNPKIAVSKMMTLMMAKWREFSTNNPLKGSASANAALAAANVAAAVENMVVAGTDGGPETGAATSPATALTPAAAAPTPAAPPAPPLRKAKTKEGKGPNARKKSKPTPKPPPKPKPKKVAPLKIKLGGLNSKRKRSSSDEDEPDVDSDFDDGSFSVSDGSNRSSRPKKKPKGVKKKKKVETEDGDGYETDHQDYCEVCQQGGEIILCDTCPRAYHMVCLDPDMEKAPEGKWSCPHCEKEGIQWEARDDLSEAEGEDEEDRRDEGVEEEYDHHIEYCRVCKDGGELLCCDTCTSSYHIHCLNPPLPEIPNGEWICPRCKCLPMKGKVQKVLTWRWGEPPAPTPVPRSVDLPADAPDPPPLVGRREREFFVKWCNMSYWHCSWVQELQLELNCQVMFRNFQRKTDMDEPPPVDFGGEGDAGKSTKRKHKDPLFVHMEENFYRYGVKMEWLMIHRILNHSVDKKSNVHYLVKWRDLPYDQSTWESEDMDIPEYDPFKQTYWNHRELMVGDEGRPGKKLKKPVKVKKAERPPANPVVDPTIKFDRQPDYLDSTGGTLHPYQLEGLNWLRFSWAQATDTILADEMGLGKTVQTAVFLYSLYKEGHSKGPFLVSAPLSTIINWEREFELWAPDMYVVTYIGDKDSRAVIRENEFSFEGNAIRGGKKASRMKKDSPVKFHVLLTSYELITIDQAVLGSIEWACLVVDEAHRLKNNQSKFFRVLNNYPLQHKLLLTGTPLQNNLEELFHLLNFLTPERFNNLEGFLEEFADIAKEDQIKKLHDMLGPHMLRRLKADVFKHMPSKTELIVRVELSPMQKKYYKFILTRNFEALNTRGGGNQVSLLNVVMDLKKCCNHPYLFPAAATEAPKLPNGMYEGTALTKSSGKLMLLMKMMRKLKDGGHRVLVFSQMTKMLDLLEDFLENEGYKYERIDGGVTGSMRQEAIDRFNAPGAQQFAFLLSTRAGGLGINLASADTVVIYDSDWNPHNDIQAFSRAHRIGQNRKVMIYRFVTKASVEERITQVAKKKMMLTHLVVRPGLGSKTGSMSKQELDDILKFGTEELFKDELGEGDNKEDDSSVIHYDDHAIDRLLDRDQSATDDTEIQSMNEYLSSFKVAQYVVKDEEDEEEEVEREVIKQEESVDPDYWEKLLRHHYEQQQEDLARNLGKGKRTRKPVNYNDGSQEDRDWQEDQSDNQSDYSVASEEGDEDFDERTEANARRPNRKGLRNDRDKPLPPLLARVGGNIEVLGFNARQRKAFLNAVMRYGMPPQDAFTNQWLVRDLRGKSEKEFKAYVSLFMRHLCEPGADGAETFADGVPREGLSRQHVLTRIGVMSLIRKKVQEFEHVNGQWSMPWMAELEENKRAVALAAGEDPKTPSTGTPADTQPNTPVPEDLSKLEDKDDLKKEGEDGKGATKTDDPEIIEIPDESEKSPAPEKKEGESDAVAGKEEKETGAREERKEKEVEDTGKKEKEKDQALDVGEKSTLKGNGPEGMLDLEEDKSKAENGKDEKMDTTSSTEEKKDQREEKDGVKTDESGKLQNGENTKDGGTAAPVVNVSEEKKKATKQRFMFNIADGGFTELHSLWQNEERAATVTKKTFEIWHRRHDYWLLAGIIHHGYARWQDVQNDVRFAILNEPFKGEMSRGNFLEIKNKFLARRFKLLEQALVIEEQLRRAAYLNMTEDPAHPSMALNTRFSEVECLAESHQHLSKESMSGNKPANAVLHKVLKQLEELLSDMKADVTRLPATIARIPPVAVRLQMSERNILSRLASRGPDVTTQNQSQTSQQMQVPR
- the chd4b gene encoding chromodomain-helicase-DNA-binding protein 4 isoform X2, which encodes MSGSEDDREDFGAVDERSLLHDEDEPVDAVLSDVEEVPKSKKKKKAKKSSRGESRSSKRQRPIREELPVSSPEHLIGRETAERDVDEGGVRSESEGSDYAPGRKKKKRLSSAKDKKKGGVSAEKGGSSSSRSKRKDPEPDDDDDDDDDCQPKSSSQLLEAWGMKDIDHVFTQGDYSSLTNYKAFSQFVRPLIAAKNPKIAVSKMMTLMMAKWREFSTNNPLKGSASANAALAAANVAAAVENMVVAGTDGGPETGAATSPATALTPAAAAPTPAAPPAPPLRKAKTKEGKGPNARKKSKPTPKPPPKPKPKKVAPLKIKLGGLNSKRKRSSSDEDEPDVDSDFDDGSFSVSDGSNRSSRPKKKPKGVKKKKKVETEDGDGYETDHQDYCEVCQQGGEIILCDTCPRAYHMVCLDPDMEKAPEGKWSCPHCEKEGIQWEARDDLSEAEGEDEEDRRDEGVEEEYDHHIEYCRVCKDGGELLCCDTCTSSYHIHCLNPPLPEIPNGEWICPRCKCLPMKGKVQKVLTWRWGEPPAPTPVPRSVDLPADAPDPPPLVGRREREFFVKWCNMSYWHCSWVQELQLELNCQVMFRNFQRKTDMDEPPPVDFGGEGDAGKSTKRKHKDPLFVHMEENFYRYGVKMEWLMIHRILNHSVDKKSNVHYLVKWRDLPYDQSTWESEDMDIPEYDPFKQTYWNHRELMVGDEGRPGKKLKKPVKVKKAERPPANPVVDPTIKFDRQPDYLDSTGGTLHPYQLEGLNWLRFSWAQATDTILADEMGLGKTVQTAVFLYSLYKEGHSKGPFLVSAPLSTIINWEREFELWAPDMYVVTYIGDKDSRAVIRENEFSFEGNAIRGGKKASRMKKDSPVKFHVLLTSYELITIDQAVLGSIEWACLVVDEAHRLKNNQSKFFRVLNNYPLQHKLLLTGTPLQNNLEELFHLLNFLTPERFNNLEGFLEEFADIAKEDQIKKLHDMLGPHMLRRLKADVFKHMPSKTELIVRVELSPMQKKYYKFILTRNFEALNTRGGGNQVSLLNVVMDLKKCCNHPYLFPAAATEAPKLPNGMYEGTALTKSSGKLMLLMKMMRKLKDGGHRVLVFSQMTKMLDLLEDFLENEGYKYERIDGGVTGSMRQEAIDRFNAPGAQQFAFLLSTRAGGLGINLASADTVVIYDSDWNPHNDIQAFSRAHRIGQNRKVMIYRFVTKASVEERITQVAKKKMMLTHLVVRPGLGSKTGSMSKQELDDILKFGTEELFKDELGEGDNKEDDSSVIHYDDHAIDRLLDRDQSATDDTEIQSMNEYLSSFKVAQYVVKDEEDEEEEVEREVIKQEESVDPDYWEKLLRHHYEQQQEDLARNLGKGKRTRKPVNYNDGSQEDRGIRQDWQEDQSDNQSDYSVASEEGDEDFDERTEANARRPNRKGLRNDRDKPLPPLLARVGGNIEVLGFNARQRKAFLNAVMRYGMPPQDAFTNQWLVRDLRGKSEKEFKAYVSLFMRHLCEPGADGAETFADGVPREGLSRQHVLTRIGVMSLIRKKVQEFEHVNGQWSMPWMAELEENKRAVALAAGEDPKTPSTGTPADTQPNTPVPEDLSKLEDKDDLKKEGEDGKGATKTDDPEIIEIPDESEKSPAPEKKEGESDAVAGKEEKETGAREERKEKEVEDTGKKEKEKDQALDVGEKSTLKGNGPEGMLDLEEDKSKAENGKDEKMDTTSSTEEKKDQREEKDGVKTDESGKLQNGENTKDGGTAAPVVNVSEEKKKATKQRFMFNIADGGFTELHSLWQNEERAATVTKKTFEIWHRRHDYWLLAGIIHHGYARWQDVQNDVRFAILNEPFKGEMSRGNFLEIKNKFLARRFKLLEQALVIEEQLRRAAYLNMTEDPAHPSMALNTRFSEVECLAESHQHLSKESMSGNKPANAVLHKVLKQLEELLSDMKADVTRLPATIARIPPVAVRLQMSERNILSRLASRGPDVTTQNQSQTSQQMQVPR
- the chd4b gene encoding chromodomain-helicase-DNA-binding protein 4 isoform X5; amino-acid sequence: MSGSEDDREDFGAVDERSLLHADEDEPVDAVLSDVEEVPKSKKKKKAKKSSRGESRSSKRQRPIREELPVSSPEHLIGRETAERDVDEGGVRSESEGSDYAPGRKKKKRLSSAKDKKKGGVSAEKGGSSSSRSKRKDPEPDDDDDDDDDCQPKSSSQLLEAWGMKDIDHVFTQGDYSSLTNYKAFSQFVRPLIAAKNPKIAVSKMMTLMMAKWREFSTNNPLKGSASANAALAAANVAAAVENMVVAGTDGGPETGAATSPATALTPAAAAPTPAAPPAPPLRKAKTKEGKGPNARKKSKPTPKPPPKPKPKKVAPLKIKLGGLNSKRKRSSSDEDEPDVDSDFDDGSFSVSDGSNRSSRPKKKPKGVKKKKKVETEDGDGYETDHQDYCEVCQQGGEIILCDTCPRAYHMVCLDPDMEKAPEGKWSCPHCEKEGIQWEARDDLSEAEGEDEEDRRDEGVEEEYDHHIEYCRVCKDGGELLCCDTCTSSYHIHCLNPPLPEIPNGEWICPRCKCLPMKGKVQKVLTWRWGEPPAPTPVPRSVDLPADAPDPPPLVGRREREFFVKWCNMSYWHCSWVQELQLELNCQVMFRNFQRKTDMDEPPPVDFGGEGDAGKSTKRKHKDPLFVHMEENFYRYGVKMEWLMIHRILNHSVDKKSNVHYLVKWRDLPYDQSTWESEDMDIPEYDPFKQTYWNHRELMVGDEGRPGKKLKKPVKVKKAERPPANPVVDPTIKFDRQPDYLDSTGGTLHPYQLEGLNWLRFSWAQATDTILADEMGLGKTVQTAVFLYSLYKEGHSKGPFLVSAPLSTIINWEREFELWAPDMYVVTYIGDKDSRAVIRENEFSFEGNAIRGGKKASRMKKDSPVKFHVLLTSYELITIDQAVLGSIEWACLVVDEAHRLKNNQSKFFRVLNNYPLQHKLLLTGTPLQNNLEELFHLLNFLTPERFNNLEGFLEEFADIAKEDQIKKLHDMLGPHMLRRLKADVFKHMPSKTELIVRVELSPMQKKYYKFILTRNFEALNTRGGGNQVSLLNVVMDLKKCCNHPYLFPAAATEAPKLPNGMYEGTALTKSSGKLMLLMKMMRKLKDGGHRVLVFSQMTKMLDLLEDFLENEGYKYERIDGGVTGSMRQEAIDRFNAPGAQQFAFLLSTRAGGLGINLASADTVVIYDSDWNPHNDIQAFSRAHRIGQNRKVMIYRFVTKASVEERITQVAKKKMMLTHLVVRPGLGSKTGSMSKQELDDILKFGTEELFKDELGEGDNKEDDSSVIHYDDHAIDRLLDRDQSATDDTEIQSMNEYLSSFKVAQYVVKDEEDEEEEVEREVIKQEESVDPDYWEKLLRHHYEQQQEDLARNLGKGKRTRKPVNYNDGSQEDRGIRQDWQEDQSDNQSDYSVASEEGDEDFDERTEANARRPNRKGLRNDRDKPLPPLLARVGGNIEVLGFNARQRKAFLNAVMRYGMPPQDAFTNQWLVRDLRGKSEKEFKAYVSLFMRHLCEPGADGAETFADGVPREGLSRQHVLTRIGVMSLIRKKVQEFEHVNGQWSMPWMAELEENKRAVALAAGEDPKTPSTGTPADTQPNTPVPEDLSKLEDKDDLKKEGEDGKGATKTDDPEIIEIPDESEKSPAPEKKEGESDAVAGKEEKETGAREERKEKEVEDTGKKEKEKDQALDVGEKSTLKGNGPEGMLDLEEDKSKAENGKDEKMDTTSSTEEKKDQREEKDGVKTDESGKLQNGENTKDGGTAAPVVNVSEEKKKATKQRFMFNIADGGFTELHSLWQNEERAATVTKKTFEIWHRRHDYWLLAGIIHHGYARWQDVQNDVRFAILNEPFKGEMSRGNFLEIKNKFLARRFKLLEQALVIEEQLRRAAYLNMTEDPAHPSMALNTRFSEVECLAESHQHLSKESMSGNKPANAVLHKARGTVERHEG